In Episyrphus balteatus chromosome 4, idEpiBalt1.1, whole genome shotgun sequence, the sequence ttgaCTCTGGATaatgttgaaatattttataaatttcaaattcattgtCCACTGTACTGTCAGTAACATTATTAGCTTTGGCATATTCAATATGAGAAATATTCTTCATAGGATTGGCAAAAAGAATTTTATCAGGTTTGAATCCAATATTAAGGACATGTTCGATTTCCTTTAACGAGGCACAATCAACACCACTGCCAAGATGGAGAAGTGTTTCCAAAACTGGTAGTTCATCGTTGCATTTGATAGCTAAGTGAAcaaaatgaataataatttctaaaaaaaataaagaaaaaacttcAACATACCATAAAACGGTTCTACATTTGGCATAAGCCTCTTCCAATCATTGAATTTGTTAATAATACTTGTCAAGTCACAAATGTTAATAGAAGCATCCAAATCCTTAAGACTGCATTCTAGAATTTTAGCTTTTAAGTCGAATGTTCCTTCGTAAATGTTAATAGGTTTCCTTTCTGGTGTACGAACTCtacgcatttttatttttttttttttattttagttgaatattttcaatgaaaacacaATTCTTTTACACTATCTGTAATTTTAACAAATATAGAACTTCTAGCTATTCTATTGGAAATGAAGTATTCATAGGCTCGAGCTAATAATGAATAATGCTCGCAGTCAATCAAACTCATCGTTTTATTAAATTGTGATTATCAATTTTAGCATCTTTTCATGATAACAATGGCGCAcacttaattaaacaaaaagtgGAAGGTTGGGCAAGCTTATCCACTTCAGTGATGAGTATTTTACTTTAGATATGGTTatcgcaaaaaaacaaaaaaaaattagcagagatagattaattttatttttcgaaaaaaaaattaaacttatgtAAAATTATACTAGCGGTAGGTATCTGTTAACAAAAATTTCATAACTTAATGAGGCAAGAAATAAAGTAAAATGTAAGCTTTAACTCAAATGTATTAGTTCAGGAGAttgtaaagacaaaaaaaactaaagtgtTTTGGAGagtaacattaaatttttttattattgattttatttaattatgaaGTGTCTGTGGGTTGTCGTCTATATCtgaattaaataatttgtttaaaattttatagaatttttaaatttgtgttttttttttttcttgttttttttatatcccgGGTTctacatataattttttctagGAATTGCAAATCTTAtcaaaaagttaattatttatacaaaaaggGCTCAAacaatttctattaaaaataaatatactttGGTATCTAAGGCAGTGGCGTAGCAACCGCTGTATCAGCTGTATCCATGTAACAGGGCCCCCAAGATATAGAGGCCCCccaaaaattgaatattaaacatttcctgATTACCATTTTTTGTGCATGTGTCTTTAGGAATTTAAATGTAAGTAACGAttattgtgtttgaaattttaaatcctGTTTCCAAAGTCCTTCAGCATGACTTTgagaaagaaaacatttttttttgggaagtgAGACatgttttcaaaactaaaaccAGTAACATAACGAAGCGCTTTTTTGATGAGTTGGCAGAAGTAATTAAGTAAGAATTCCAAATTCGGAATCGTACCTTAAAGTAAACGTTTACAATTGCCACCTGGGATATTTCGATGGGTTAAACTCAAAAAGGCTttaaaagcagaaacacaatcacacaatgtggaaaaatgaaaaaggatattataaTGTGTTGAAAAACacataacaatttgtttattatttaattctatagttataaaagcaaaaccaatcaaaataaattcttttttaatgagAACTAACAATTAAACTCAGTCTACCACATCAtttaattattgttatttttaatgcgtaaattgttttgatttgaaatatCTCGACATCatttttttgtgcaatttaagaaacaaaaaatcctagttgaacttttgctcgctttcttactcGCGTACGTAGAAAAAGAGTCATTGTGTGAGGTTACACACATTTCGCatagttgaacttttggcagttgtcaaaatagacggcaaagcgtgattgtgtttcttcTTTAAGAGTCTTCGTGCTTCATGGTCTGAATAATATGTTCGACACCTTAGAACCACATAAACTATATCAATTTCCAAATGATGTAGTAAAACAACGATCAACAAAACTGATAGAAAACTAGAATAAAGAATCTCCGGTTGGTTTCTACGAAGTACTAGTTGCTTTAAAAATGTGATTAAATCGAAAATCCATAAAATAATTCCATAAAAGAACTTGCTAAATTATTACGTCCTTTACTTTGGCGGaatcaaagaaaaactaatctCAGATAATGTAGCTCAGATAAAATGCTAATTTCTTGtccaaaatcaattttgtagattCTATGGGTAGtttcatatttcaattttaaatttaaaaaatacacttCCGGTTTGCTCCAAtagtggaattttttaaaaaaacctgtGGCCCAttcttttatgaaaataaagttaactttggttgttgttgttttttttttgttagaaaatttcaacttttatttaggaacgactaatacattttgttgatataaaaaaaaaaaaaaaatagtttgagatcaattttatgaatgaataaacaagaaagaattaatttggtaCATCATCAATtctgcttaaaaaaattaaaatataattgtttCCATCAAACAGCTGACTGAGAAACATTGAATTTAGGAATGATGCTGTGACGTTACAATTTTACATTTCacaacttttttctcatttaggaacgatgaaagttaactattgttaacaatagttaactttaaGAATAAAAGAAAGCACTTCtgctgttttaatttttttttttattttgtaggtaAGTAGGCTTTTATGGTGgaaaccccaattttgtagctcacttatttttgaaatatttaaggttttgctttcaaaatacgaaaataTGCAGATTTTGAAGTAAAATAGACCGAAATGAATTGCTTACATTCCCGATTTTGTAGAAAACTAATCGAggtacaaaatcgaggttttagtATTTCATTTGGATATGGGTAGCTTCAAATTTCTGCAAACAGCCaatttttgagccaatgttGTTAAGGCTTAAGGCTGTGTCAAAGTGTAGCAGATGGAGGGGGCCCCCAAAAAATTTTGGATACAGGGCCCCCAAAATGCTAGCTACGCCACTGATCTAAGGTGTtgctttttaagtaaaaaatatccgtttttctttatttctcattttctcgtaaataacttaacaaatttcatcgaaatttttttataacaaaaattatagtAACCTTTATGTTAAAGTTAaggatatattaaaaaaaaaaactatttttggttttttgaaataaatatttttttttaaattatattttttgaaaacggaactataaattttcttaaaatttattatttttgaaaattgttataaTAATCTAGATaggtataaaataaatgtttaaatgCCCCAACaattttgtaatgtttttgtaacaaaaattctttgtcgaatttaaaaaaaaatttcatgcttGGTTTGGaggttaaaataatttttgtttttttatttttaatagcaaattttgtgttattttaagtttcttataagagcaagtacggaGGATCCAGtcgtcattttaattttttaacacgaaaccaatacttgccctatagagcaagtaataaattgatttttttgcttgtaaatcacatatttttcaattcaacaGAATTTAACAGAAATTTATACGCTCGATTTGTAAATGAATACAACTTTCAAAAGAGTGCATTTAATGTGAAAAATCTCTAAATTCGCctgagttttattatttttttttttaacgcaatAGATTTATGAATCGGATAATAAGTCTAAAACTACGCAGAGTGTTTTCTTACTGAATAATCTTAATTACCTCTTTTGAGTACCTATAATTCTTATCGATTAAATAGAAAACTATCATTTCTCATTCagctattttgcaaaaatatgaTTTGTCATTTTTCAGGTCTACCTCAATCAGGTGAATAGACTTATTTAattgaacaattttaaaatgattaaaatcaaatcaaatgaaTCTTTAAAGGTATTTGTGTTTGCGGGttttcctttttgaaaaaagagacaaattaaTTGATTTGATAAACTCAATTATTGATTATGAAAATATCAAATCATtatgaaatcaatttatttatttattttttaaattttgaacttaaatttaaaaaatagattaCCCAGTCAAATTAAGAATTATTTGGCATAGTGAATTTGCAACTTTTAGTTTAATAACTATCAATAATGAATTTGATAATAATCACTTGTGATCTTAACTATTATTATAATCTTGCACACTTGCGTTTGATAAATCTGTTGATAATCTGTTTGGAGGCAATTGCGAAAAAGCTGTTTTTGTAAAAAGCGTAGATTTAGTTAATTAATACAATTCAGAGcattaagggggggtttccatagcattttaatggaagacggttgactaattgttgtataacttttgcagtttataagataatcttatgaaacgtacttttttgaaaaggtaataaacgtacaaatatttttgcatcatttaaattttagaaacatttcttgtgcgatttttataagggtcgaaaatgatttttttcctgcaaatttagattgaatcagaattttggttggggcaccgttgtttataaactttttatttattttttttttgttttataatgatcaaatgtgttttcatgcagtacgcgaaacagtttttttttttttttttttttattagaaaaaaagcttcgttaatttgttgtaatttcatgtttttttactcactcttcttagaataactttaccgtttattagtgtttttagatgaaacaaaaagaaaacaataaagggaaattaggagaatccaataaaatttctaaaatttaatttgaagttagtttgaacggttaatttgaaggaaaggtgtcaaaatgcacttttttagcattttggtcgtggggcaaagcgtgattattttttaaaatgtttttgtattttttaatgagaagttaataaagttgttcatgcaacccgtttgccaaaaaaaaatattttttttatttacacactaaaaatttgattttaataaaccaatatttgcattctgtttttgaggaaggggcagtcaaagcatccacaatttatttttattattttttttcattatatttcaaatcagtttcaaaaaaaaaatatatatttttgctcacagtatttttaatataaattgttgaaaaagtgtctattttagctttttttactttgaaaattccattgatcacgcacacatgcaaatttagttcaaaagaatgccacgcataagctggcgctgatgaactctttttttctgttcttttctatttattgaaaaaaaacttgctcttgcgctctcattttctcgttatattttgtttttgttttttgtgtttacataatatgtactttttttttttgtttcctatttcctcactcaggcaggcagaaatcattcatgaaattatgaagagagtaggtagatagtagatattttttgcaagatcattatcttttgttttcaaaaagggttgttttgttcttgttgactcttgggttttttctaacaattcatttcgtgtttataatatcgcacccgcggttgcgagttgacacttttgggttttttttttttggtgtcagcGAAATGGTGTCTTACAATCATCttcatggattcctgaggtgaTACTAAGACGAACAATTCATTTCTCATTTCATCCGTTTCATATCTTTACGAAACTTTAACATTTAAAATGTGCCCTCAGTTTTTTGTTTCTAGCAGCTCTGGTTTGAATGATACTATTACTAtggaaatgttcaaaaatagcaaaaaatcgattattgagaTTTTGTTACGAGAATATCTTGAAAACGTGAActgatagaatatttttgacttcggattcaagttcagcgcCCTAAGAACCTTCGAAAAGGTTCACAAATCTTTGTTAAGCAAAGCTATTGTTACCGAGTGAgattttttcaatgaattttaaatagaattgaataagtggaacaaaaaaaaaatgtcaattttcgagaatattttcaagttttgaatattttcaactactaaccagtggcgtacgttgaatcgccggggccccggggtaagactaaattttggggcccctttgatatttgggggccctttagttacaaaaaaaaaaattacgtatacaccatacgcttttttttttgtatggcttatttatttttaggtttattttaatgttttaatatgttcgtaatgcacttttctttacttacttaaaatgcGTCTCATTAAAGTAGTAagcacttgtactaggggcccccaaaattaaatatttagagacccctaaaataaatttttttttagcttaggattgatagttcttggggcctctgttctgaagtaataaaaacatattttattttccatcatcagacatatttttttttattttggggcccctgaaaaattatttttagagcctcataattaagtgcttagaggcccctaaaatataatataattttcttggagccaagaattaataggtattggggcctctgttctgaagtaatattcggaatgccaccaataacataatgtttttattttgggccctgatgtatttatgttgggccccctgaatttatatttaattttccatttgattgttttgaaccacttttgaggatcctcaaataatatttttgtattatttgtggtggcaaagatttttcaagtaatattttttagggccctaagataaaattataatttttcttttaaataagtagtttttttttttagggcccctggggtaaagtttttttaaaatcaatatacatatattgtgtggctactaatgcattatacattacactgaatgacataatttgtctccctggttacttcgtaactcaatttatgctaacagtttccttctctgcattgtctccagtgggggctctggggtcggtcgggggccccgggggcaatgccccgcttgccccaagggagtgtacgcccctgctacTAACTCTACTTACCTAATTCTTCTtagtattgaaaaatttaataaaattattattttatgactttTGTTACTCTTTAGTAACCTTTGTCTAACCATGTTAAACAACGAAGTGGCTACATTCAGTTCTATGTAACACCTTCGAATGCACACATTTTCATTTATACCTACTCCAATATAAGAGCTATAAACGAATTACTtgtaatttacaagaaaatccaaaattcaCAGAATAATATACTTTGATGAAATAAACTGTCatacagttttaattttttcatcacAAAAACCCCTACAATTACTACAATAACTATATACACTTTTTTTGAGgatcaacttttaaaaaaaattgcatacttttgagtgtttttgttttgtttttgtaaaataatgttATTGTGAATTAATTTACTTAGAACCAAAGGTAGGcagaaattttaaaacaagttttaatTACTGTTTAAAGAATGCAGACGATGTTTAATCTTAATAAAGAAAAGATTACTGTGACTCGCGGAATTTCCGAAGTCATACGTGCGCCATGCCCCAAGACTATCTTTAAATCAACAACATTTAACAATTATTTATAATCGGAAATAATTATCAGCTGATAAagtaacgataaaaaaaaaactttttaaaaataaaacaaaaaaaaattttcctgaaTAAAGGggattttgatattttgattaattcaaAAGAATTAGGTACAAAAGTACAAAAGGCTTTCAACTCACTTTACTAGTTAAGTGCTAAATGCAtatatcattattttaattaattgacttctctttttaaatactgttttgttttaattaaatgcagtATTGCTTACAAACGGTTTAATGAAGAgataaaaagttcaaataatatttatgaagtttttctacaaaaaaaagtcacgCAGACACTTAATAACGTGTCATCGTTTCAGaatgacattgttttttgtatagaaatgtgatgaaagttggattggaaacattttttgtagggCGATTTTTGAATGGTGAACCGTTTTGGAGTTAGGGGATTctcatttcacctttttgtatattttttttttttacaaaaaaaaacttttcggtatggccatggcatccatgttggatgcaacaaaaatttttttaccaaaaacaaaaaagcatttgtatattctaagctacatttttagaccataaccattaacatttggtgcggcgttcctatgctataagcgttggaaggtggccatattgattttttttaagatttttttaaaatcaaatgtcgaaactttttgatttgttttttttttttctaattttttcgacaaaactttagtAATTTAGCATTTATTTTCGTTCAGCAATCTTATCAGAGTTCATATAAGACTTATAATCTAAAACAGtacattgcgtatatctcgaaatatttgcatttcaatgcaaccatgtcaaacgaATTTTCGTTTAATGCATTGACActgtgaacgttgacggtgagatgacagagagaataCGGATTTTTGtgtgacgtcagagagtcaacgcgttgaccgatttcatTGACCGTGTAACTTAAGAAAAGGTAaagattgtttttgtttgattgtttagtATACTTTGAGTTGTTATTTTGGATTTATAAtgctaaaaatatgaaaaattttgatcctaagtgggctgtaggtctgtcttggtaattttaatatatttcgtcgacgtttcgggcgtgattacacccttcttcaggactaatattttaaaataataaattttaagatgtttcttaaaatttgtggTTGTTAGTTTTCTGGTAtctcttttatatttttgtaaatatttcaaaattcaaaaattgaagccttgaaaaagacgtttcaattaatcgaatttttttgaaattcgattaattgaaacgtctttttcaaggcttcaatttttgaattttgaaatatttacaaaaatataaaagagaTACCAGAAAACTAACAAccacaaattttaagaaacatcttaaaatttattattttaaaatattagtcctgaagaagggtgtaatcacgcccgaaacgtcgacgaaatatattaaaattaccaagacagacctacagcccacttaggatcaaaattttgattggaaaaaaggtcacgaaaataggaTAAATTGCTAAAAATATGTCTCATTATTATTCTAAACAACTTAAATAACTTGCAAATCTTTTCTAatatagaattttgtttttggcaaTGTGAATCCATTAAATGCACTCGATGTTACAATAGAATAAGCGCCCATATTTGGAAATGCAATAAAATCGCCATCTTTGAGATTTGGTAAATTAATGTTGTCACAGATCTTATCAGCAGCGTCACCAGTTGGTCCCCAAATTAAACTGTTAAAGGTTTCACTATCAGTATTCTAAAAATAGtagaaaataaaaccaaaattacttattttttttttttttgacaagagtTATAGGTACTACATATTTACCTTAAAATGAATTGTATCGATTTTGAAATCTTCATATATAAGGATATTGAATGTTCCATAAACTCCATCGTTAACATAATACATGACTTTTTCCAACTGATCATCACTACCTCTGAGttcttgttttgaaaatattttacaaattgttGTATAAGCTGTTGATACCAAGTAACGTCCTGGCTCAGCAATAACTTTAACTTTCACATCGCCTAAAAATTTGTCCAATGATTTGTTGACTACTTCGGCgatctttattaaataaaatataataaattttatttatgcatTTAGCTTTgactaaaaagaaaataacttaCATTGCAAAACATCTCGTCATCATTTCCAGGAAATCCACCACCAATATCAAATAATTCCATATtgtgtttaatcaaatttccaGCTTTGTATAAAGCACTTCCTGTGCAAATAGCTCTTCCGTAAGATGGA encodes:
- the LOC129918923 gene encoding ornithine decarboxylase 2-like produces the protein MCTVEIEPIHVYQGTLDLESKIDEWDLRNQDAPINVCDLSKIVSKYNDWRRLMPNVMPYYAIKCNDELPILKTLGDLGTGFDCASRAEIEQVLSLGFDSEKIIFANPMKSISHIQYAKENNVTDSTVDNAFEMYKIFKYYPESNVVVRFRSDANKALSPLGNKFGCNAEEDGVLLMILAKALGVNVKGVSFHVGSGCCDFPSYGRAICTGSALYKAGNLIKHNMELFDIGGGFPGNDDEMFCNIAEVVNKSLDKFLGDVKVKVIAEPGRYLVSTAYTTICKIFSKQELRGSDDQLEKVMYYVNDGVYGTFNILIYEDFKIDTIHFKNTDSETFNSLIWGPTGDAADKICDNINLPNLKDGDFIAFPNMGAYSIVTSSAFNGFTLPKTKFYIRKDLQVI